TGATCAATATCATCCAACCTAACATTTCTAATACTATAAGATTTTGACTTATCTATCGCTTGTTCCATGCTATAATATTTTTATTAAAGAGTTTATATAGATGCGTGAAAAATTTATGTCTCATCCTTCAAAGAGGATTATAGGTGAAATTTCTGACGAATTAAAAGATAAGAAACTTTTACTTGCAGTAACTGCAAGCGTATCAATATACAAAAGCATTGACCTAGCAAGAGCACTAATGAGAAGAGGATCAGAAGTACATGTAGCAATGACTAGAAGTGCGGAAAAAATGATAAATCACGTGCTATTTGAATGGGCTACAGGAAATAAAGTACTAACCAAAATAACTGGACAATTAGAGCATATAACAATTCCAAACTCATTTGACAGTATGATTATAGCTCCAGCATCAATGAACGTTATGGCAAAATTAGCTAATGGAATTACAGATAATAGTATTACACTTTTGGCTGTAAATTTTATCCAGAAAAGTAAAAAAGTCTTTATCGTTCCAGCAATGCATCTTGAAATGTGGAATTCCATATTTATGAATGATGTACTTAATAAACTGAGAAAAATACCAGAAATAGAAATAATAGACCCCTATATAATTAGAGATGTAGCGCATTATCCAGATATAGAATATTTATCAAGCAGAATAACTTCAGTTATACTTAGAGGAAAGGATCTTCAAGGTATGAAAATCATAGTTACTGCAGGACCAACAAGAGAATATTTAGATCCAGTAAGATATATATCAAACCCTAGTAGTGGAACAATGGGAATAGCTATAGCAAATGAAGCATTATTTAGAGGAGCAGACGTAGTTTTAGTACATGGTCCATTAAATAGTGACATAAAACCCTATTCAAAAGAAATTAGAGTAGAAACTACTGACGACATGTTAAATGCTATACTTAACTTAATGGAAAAAGAAAAATATAATGTAGTTATTTTAGCTGGTGCTCCAGCAGACTACAAATTCAAAGAAATAGCAAAAGAAAAAATAGATAGCCATACAGAAGTACCAAAAGTAGAACTAGAGAAAACACCTAAATTGTCAGAATTTATAAAAAATAAGGGGTTTATAGTAGGATTTTCAGCAGAAACAGTAAATAGCGATGAGGAACTAATACAAAAAGCTAAGATAAAAAAACAAAGACATGGATTTAACATAATAGTAGCTAATAACGTTAAAAGAAAAGATATAGGTTTTTCATCTAATTACGATGAAGTTATAATTATTACAAATAATAACATAGTAAAAATAGATAAAACCTTTAAGACTATAATAGCTAGAAAATTACTTGATGTTGTTAGAGAAGAGTACATGAAATATAATTTCCAATAATTTTGGAGTTAATAGGAAAATATAAATATTTTCCTATAAAATAAGATTCTTGAGTCCAATAGTTGAAAATTAGAAGTAAATAATAAAGAGATAAATTAAGAAGAATCCATGTTAATTAGATAAATAATGCCTATTAAGAAGAATAAATAATGAATATTTAGAATTTATATCAAGTTAACTATTTTTAACTTAAAGATCTGATAAATTAGTTATTAATATTGAATCTATTATCATGAAGAAGAGTTTATAAAAGTTAAATTCCAAATTTGTATTGGCTCGGATAGCTCAGCTTGGGAGAGCGCTGGGCTGTGGACCCAGAAGTCCCGGGTTCAAATCCCGGTCCGAGCCCTAATTTACGATAATTTTCAGTGAACTGGGTCGGTTTTATTCCCATTGCATAACGTATAAGAATAAAGTAATATAATGTAAAACTAAACTGTAATAAAATCAAAATCTATTTTTTATGAGTAGAAAAACGAGAGCCTAACAGAGACAAAACTTAATTAAAAATAGAGAAACACTGACAAGCAGAGTAAACTAAAGTAATAATACTAAATTTTTTAATTGTCATTTGATTTAGCATATTATTTTTACATTAATGTAATATAAACTTAGTCTAATGAATACGTCTACTAAAATGATAATAAAATTATATGTTGTAACTAGCGTATAGAAAGCTTTAATTTTAGAAAATATTAATGTTAACTAGGCGGGATAAAGCAGCGGCGTGGGGCAGCCTGGTAGCCCGCAGGGCTCATAACCCTGAGGTCCCTGGTTCAAGTCCAGGCGCCGCTATTCTTGTCTCCCGCCTCCATTTATCTGTTCTTTAATATCTTCTTGATATTTTCTTAGTATTTCAAATGATATCCTATTTAATTCATTATTTCCTTCAAAAAATGGTATAATGAAATTATCTAAGTGCACTATGAAAATTGCTGAAATTGGATGCCCTTTAATCTGTTCTAATCCTTCTTCTAATAATGTTTTATCACCTATGTATTCGTTTATGCTTTCTAGCTTGTACTTCTTAAGTATGGTGATGCATTCAGAAAGTTTTCCAACGCAATACTCAGTATTAGTTTTTATTACGATTTGATCTCCATTTATATCTATATTTACTAGTGTGTCTTTGTTTACTAAAACTTCTTTATGTATTATTTTTCCTGATTTGTCTATTCCAGTAATTAAAGGTGTTATTTTATTTGGCATTA
This genomic window from Acidianus manzaensis contains:
- the coaBC gene encoding bifunctional phosphopantothenoylcysteine decarboxylase/phosphopantothenate--cysteine ligase CoaBC, which encodes MREKFMSHPSKRIIGEISDELKDKKLLLAVTASVSIYKSIDLARALMRRGSEVHVAMTRSAEKMINHVLFEWATGNKVLTKITGQLEHITIPNSFDSMIIAPASMNVMAKLANGITDNSITLLAVNFIQKSKKVFIVPAMHLEMWNSIFMNDVLNKLRKIPEIEIIDPYIIRDVAHYPDIEYLSSRITSVILRGKDLQGMKIIVTAGPTREYLDPVRYISNPSSGTMGIAIANEALFRGADVVLVHGPLNSDIKPYSKEIRVETTDDMLNAILNLMEKEKYNVVILAGAPADYKFKEIAKEKIDSHTEVPKVELEKTPKLSEFIKNKGFIVGFSAETVNSDEELIQKAKIKKQRHGFNIIVANNVKRKDIGFSSNYDEVIIITNNNIVKIDKTFKTIIARKLLDVVREEYMKYNFQ